In Candidatus Bathyarchaeota archaeon, the genomic window TATGCTGGACTGGACAATTTGGCTGCGATAGTGAAAGTCGCGGCGAAAGCCGTTCTACAACCCATGTCTCTCCATCTCGACCATGGAAAAGACATAGAAACGGTAGCAAGATGTATCAATGCGGGTTTTACTTCTGTGATGATCGATGCATCTCACCTCAGTTTTGAAGAGAACATAGCTGTAACAAAACAGGTTGTAGATTTGGCTCACCCGAAAGGCGTGTCCGTCGAAGCAGAGCTGGGAAAACTAGCCGGCGTTGAAGAGTCAACAGTTGAAGAAAAAGACGCGGTGTTGACAGATCCAGATGCAGCCAAAGAATTCGTGAAACGCACTGGGGTGGATGCTCTGGCGATTGCAATCGGCACCTCTCACGGAGCCTATAAATTCAAAGAGGAACCAAAACTGGATTTTGAAAGGTTGAAAGCTATCAGAGAAAAAGCGAATGTCTTGCTGGTTTTGCACGGTGCTTCCAGTGTTCCATCTTGGATAGTTGAGAAAGCCACAAAGTATGGAGCAGAATTAGCTGGAGCTAAAGGAATCCCAGAGGACCACATTAAAAAAGCCGTGTCCTTGGGAATATCAAAAATAAACATCGACACCGACTTACGGCTGGCTTTCACAGGTGCAGTCCGCGAAGTCTTAGCCACTTCGCCAAATCAGTATGACCCGAGAAAGATTTTGGGTCCAGCAAAAGAGGCCATGAAAGAGGTTGTTAAAGGAAAAACGCGGTTATTTGGAAGCTCAGGCAAATCACCCTAGAAAGAGGGCGAGGAAAAAGAATGAAAGTTGGAATCTTAAGTGGAGGGGGGGATGCTCCGGGAATCAACGCTGTAATCAGGGCTGTTGTTAGGAAGGCAATTCAGGATTATAGTTATGAAACTGTTGGAATTAAAGATGGGTGGCGTGGGCTAATTGACGACGAATTTATCCCATTAGACTTGAAGAAAACATCAGGGATGCTTCCTCGAGGAGGTTCCATTCTGGGAACTTCGAGAACTAATCCCTTTAAGCGCAAAGACGGACCACAACGTATTTTGAAAAACGTTGAGAAATACGGGATTGAAGCAGTGGTTGTTATTGGTGGAGACGATACTTTAGGTGTGGCTTACAAGCTTTATGAAATGGGGCTTCCCTGCGTCGGG contains:
- the fba gene encoding class II fructose-1,6-bisphosphate aldolase, with protein sequence MFVTNKEIMSAAVAKNYAVGAFNINNLETLLAITEATVEEESPVIVAATPSAIKYAGLDNLAAIVKVAAKAVLQPMSLHLDHGKDIETVARCINAGFTSVMIDASHLSFEENIAVTKQVVDLAHPKGVSVEAELGKLAGVEESTVEEKDAVLTDPDAAKEFVKRTGVDALAIAIGTSHGAYKFKEEPKLDFERLKAIREKANVLLVLHGASSVPSWIVEKATKYGAELAGAKGIPEDHIKKAVSLGISKINIDTDLRLAFTGAVREVLATSPNQYDPRKILGPAKEAMKEVVKGKTRLFGSSGKSP